The following are encoded in a window of Pyrenophora tritici-repentis strain M4 chromosome 6, whole genome shotgun sequence genomic DNA:
- a CDS encoding DUF3505 multi-domain protein, which produces MSKPSIECQYFEHVPEHSVAACRECRYAVWPDQIEGHLQKQHKVSYKEAEAVGQQVRSWAGLVQYPSELEVPTGAPKPVRQLPVYTDGMLCQFDSSCCYYVARSKEAIRKHWRKDHQGWSAGKKRGRPSRTRQKSVQAHMDKGYRLVHCQRLFSSRHGSQYFEVQAPSQDGEGPEIVPVDGAAAWARVGEQMAKAWADIEKRAQTTIQEGERDEVNPWLERTQWLPYLVGMERPDLLACIEEPVAEPDARQEQQAEPVEAAIWAAMDGLARFSQASIIDRIGVFIRLEAIRTEMHQTRFQPLQPYMDKNAIVKHTRPWQQMLMFFARTQKEHGWKSPKYRFTRRQREAWEVLIEQAKRSIEGDEEDEAEDMDEEREELDEEMMDDIDEAIEVAEEEPGQGEGPEPKKLSKIQKACLEFCIALLNHRITRREYDSPLVCALAVLGVKEDGWKGPEQYPPILSAVIKIARFMVVQKGLEMSGPEEDSGDETDDDLDDSAYESGPSQRRRPKGCLQLVQKMMDRFMVRGSHSPMQWMLDLRTYGLKIHYNTTTRGHVEWTNGDEQTPQQSIGSA; this is translated from the coding sequence ATGTCTAAACCTAGCATCGAGTGCCAGTATTTCGAGCATGTGCCTGAGCACAGCGTAGCGGCATGCAGAGAGTGCAGATATGCAGTATGGCCAGATCAGATTGAGGGCCATCTACAGAAGCAGCATAAGGTTAGTTACAAGGAGGCTGAGGCAGTTGGACAGCAGGTTCGCAGCTGGGCTGGGTTAGTCCAGTACCCTAGTGAGCTCGAGGTGCCGACTGGTGCTCCAAAGCCTGTGCGGCaattgccagtgtatacagACGGGATGTTATGCCAATTTGACTCCAGCTGCTGCTATTATGTAGCAAGAAGTAAGGAGGCTATACGAAAGCATTGGCGTAAGGACCATCAAGGATGGTCAGCAGGGAAGAAGCGAGGGCGGCCAAGTCGAACCAGGCAGAAGAGCGTGCAGGCACATATGGATAAGGGGTaccggctggtccattgccaGCGATTATTCAGCAGCCGGCATGGATCGCAGTACTTTGAGGTCCAGGCACCCAGCCAGgatggagaaggccccgaaATCGTGCCCGTAGACGGGGCAGCAGCATGGGCGCGAGTGGGCGAGCAGATGGCCaaggcgtgggcagacatcgagaagcgggcgcagacgacgatccaggagggcgagcgcgacgaggtgaacccatggctggagcggacgcagtggttgccgtacctagtgggcatggagaggccggatttgttagcgtgcatcgaggagcccgtggcagagccagatgccaggcaggagcagcaggccgagccggtggaagcagcgatttgggcagccatggatggattggcgcggttcagccaggcatccattattgaccggattggcgtgtttatacggttggaggcaattcgcacagagatgcaccaaacccggttccagccgttacagccgtataTGGACAAGAACGCCATTGTCAAGCACACACGACCGTGGCAGCAGATGTTAATGTTTTTTGCACGCACACAGAAAGAGCACGGGTGGAAGAGCCCCAAGTATCGGTTTACGCGCCGGCAGCGAGAGGCATGGGAGGTGTTAATCGAACAGGCAAAGCGGAGCATAGagggagacgaagaagatgaagccgaggatatggacgaagagagagaagagctggacgaggagatgatggacgacatagacgaggcgatagaggtagctgaggaagagccaggtcagggagaaggccccgagcctaagaagttgtctaagatacagaaagcgtgtttggagttttgcattgcattacttaaccaccgcatcacccgtagagagtatgacagcccgctggtgtgcgcgttggcggtgctgggcgtcaaggaggacggatggaaggggccggagcagtacccgccgatattatcggcggtgatcaagatcgctcggtttatggtcgtgcagaagggactagaaatgtcagggcccgaggaggatagcggcgatgagacagacgacgacttagatgacagcgcgtacgagagcgggccaagccagcgacggcgtcccaaggggtgtttgcagttagtgcagaagatgatggaccggttcatggtgcgcggcagccatagccccatgcagtggatgttggatttgcggacgtatggattgaagatccattacaacactacaacccgcgggcatgtagagtggacgaacggcgacgagcagactccgcaacaatcaatcggatcggcatga
- a CDS encoding RecQ, Superfamily II DNA helicase, producing the protein MSPRNAINGTTTTVVPPCSAHAGNMNNKLLPAPVGITATTGLSPAVMALIAASCTPRNLASSPIMRFSCALASIFLSRCHRSTLASSASLSNG; encoded by the coding sequence atgtcgccacgcaacgcgatcaacggcactaccaccaccgtcgtgccgccctgctctgcccacgccggcaacatgaacaacaagctcttgcctgcccccgtcggcatcaccgctactacgggactctcgcctgctgtgatggctttgatcgctgcctcctgcaccccccggaacttggcctcctcgcccatcatgcgcttcagctgcgctctcgcgtccatcttcctcagccgctgccaccgatccacccttgcctcgtctgcctcgctctcaaacggctag
- a CDS encoding RecQ, Superfamily II DNA helicase, which translates to MVQQKVRKYKSGKIVVYGNSVPKVKGLAEKLKCHAYHHHAVGKASMLEEFMGGKQRVIVATSALGMGVDVPDIRCIVHMDWPFSVLDYAQESGRAGRDGERSEAIMMVQDGEQRAADDKQGRRSSGWCEHTSKA; encoded by the coding sequence atggtacagcagaaggtccgaaagtataagagcggcaagattgtagtgtacggcaactcagtgccaaaggtcaaggggttagccgagaagctcaagtgccatgcgtatcatcaccacgcggttggcaaggcaagcatgttggaggagttcatgggcggcaagcagcgggtgattgtggcaaccagcgcgttgggcatgggagtggacgtgcccgatatccggtgcattgtccacatggattggccgtttagcgtgttggattacgcgcaggagagcgggcgagccgggcgagacggggagcggagcgaggccatcatgatggtgcaggacggcgagcagcgagcggcggatgacaagcaggggaggcggagcagcggttggtgcgagcatacgtcgaaggcatag